One Rhodothermia bacterium DNA window includes the following coding sequences:
- the ribD gene encoding bifunctional diaminohydroxyphosphoribosylaminopyrimidine deaminase/5-amino-6-(5-phosphoribosylamino)uracil reductase RibD — protein sequence MQRCLDLAMRGAGAVSPNPLVGCVLVSPENELLAEGWHGYFGGPHAEVEAINKAIQVYSKQVLRFCTLYVNLEPCSHYGKTPPCADLILKHGIPRVVTGMMDSNPKVAGKGISRLRINGVEVVENVLTDACKRLNEAFTHHLATSYPHIHLKIAQTLDGAVATASGDSQWVTGVEARKKVHEWRARHDAVLVGAQTALHDDPALTVRHVVGRQPLRVVLDREGKLPDTLQLFRDGFVNRTWVVVAEGVMPDYAELIHAGGGKVVENPVHNGHLDLSALFRRMASGELGLVVQSLLVEAGPELATALMREDRVDRLSLFIAPKLVGAGMPSFRTLGITDMKEAKTFVDHTWEMIGNDVLFTGWRRPV from the coding sequence TGGCATGGCTATTTCGGGGGGCCTCATGCCGAGGTGGAGGCAATAAATAAGGCAATACAAGTTTATTCAAAACAAGTACTTAGATTTTGTACATTGTATGTTAATTTGGAGCCTTGTAGCCATTATGGAAAAACACCTCCTTGTGCCGACTTGATTCTAAAGCATGGGATTCCGCGTGTGGTAACGGGTATGATGGACTCTAATCCGAAAGTGGCCGGAAAAGGGATTTCTCGGTTAAGGATCAATGGTGTGGAAGTCGTGGAAAACGTTTTAACGGATGCCTGCAAACGCCTGAACGAGGCTTTTACGCATCATTTGGCCACAAGTTATCCACACATCCATCTCAAGATTGCACAAACCTTGGATGGAGCGGTGGCAACGGCTTCGGGGGACTCGCAGTGGGTGACGGGTGTAGAAGCCCGCAAAAAGGTACATGAGTGGCGTGCCCGTCACGATGCCGTATTGGTTGGTGCACAAACAGCCCTGCATGACGACCCTGCCTTAACGGTGCGGCATGTCGTGGGAAGGCAGCCTTTGCGGGTGGTATTAGATCGTGAAGGTAAACTGCCGGATACCTTGCAATTATTCCGCGATGGCTTTGTGAACCGGACGTGGGTAGTGGTTGCGGAAGGTGTTATGCCAGATTATGCCGAGCTTATCCACGCGGGAGGTGGAAAAGTTGTGGAAAACCCAGTTCATAACGGTCATTTGGATTTGTCCGCTTTATTCCGTCGGATGGCAAGCGGCGAGTTGGGACTGGTGGTACAGTCTCTTTTGGTAGAGGCTGGGCCAGAGCTGGCAACAGCCTTGATGCGGGAAGACCGCGTAGATCGTCTGTCCTTGTTTATTGCACCTAAATTGGTGGGCGCGGGAATGCCTTCTTTCCGGACGTTGGGTATTACGGACATGAAGGAAGCGAAGACTTTTGTTGACCATACTTGGGAAATGATCGGGAATGACGTTTTATTTACTGGCTGGCGAAGACCAGTCTAA